The Zobellia alginiliquefaciens genome contains a region encoding:
- a CDS encoding TerB family tellurite resistance protein, whose amino-acid sequence MHQETNAFTLAEKLAMVHVVNSVILADGQIHNGEINAVTQLMEQIDFDSNFIMQARNIESEQAISILKQMSPENKNKLEGILEMTAISDGFKHAKENSLMTYIFESMNK is encoded by the coding sequence ATGCATCAAGAAACAAACGCCTTTACCTTGGCAGAGAAATTGGCCATGGTACATGTTGTAAATTCTGTAATTCTTGCAGATGGGCAGATTCATAATGGTGAAATCAATGCCGTAACACAACTAATGGAACAGATTGACTTTGATAGTAATTTCATTATGCAAGCTAGAAATATTGAAAGTGAGCAAGCTATTTCTATTCTGAAACAAATGTCCCCAGAAAATAAAAATAAGTTAGAAGGCATTTTGGAAATGACAGCAATTTCCGATGGTTTTAAACATGCAAAGGAAAATAGCTTGATGACCTATATTTTTGAATCTATGAACAAGTGA
- a CDS encoding FecR family protein, whose product MNKRDIIALAEGRLSEKRKQEVLKWMLKNPKRQQQYHTIKAKYVVDRLKESQNVPSGNLTASNIYKYLGYVACITVLLSLAFLYKTSDNSVETEGTTALMVSTSIGENRTVKLPDGTVITLNANTSLSYPSTFTADTREVILRGEAFFDVTHNAHRPFIVKTDDGMKIHVLGTTFNVKSYPEDSNMETTLISGKVRVIEEKDNKTVVLNPSQRATYVKKEDKIIIDKVDTKTFTAWREGKLVYDETPIREVIADLKRKYKVSIAVASPEIMNYKYTGTFDNLTIEEILDLFEVSSPINYKLTQNKITLHMTE is encoded by the coding sequence ATGAACAAAAGAGATATTATAGCTTTAGCGGAAGGCCGTCTTTCTGAAAAAAGAAAGCAGGAAGTACTCAAATGGATGCTTAAAAACCCTAAACGACAGCAACAGTACCATACCATAAAAGCTAAATACGTTGTTGATAGATTAAAGGAATCTCAAAACGTGCCTAGTGGTAATCTTACAGCTTCCAATATTTATAAGTATTTGGGTTACGTCGCTTGTATAACAGTTTTGTTGTCACTGGCATTCTTGTATAAAACATCTGACAATTCAGTAGAAACGGAAGGTACTACGGCGCTCATGGTATCAACTTCTATAGGAGAAAACAGAACTGTTAAACTTCCTGATGGTACCGTTATAACACTAAACGCAAACACTTCACTTTCATATCCGTCTACATTTACTGCTGATACTAGAGAAGTGATTTTACGGGGCGAAGCTTTTTTTGATGTCACCCACAATGCCCACAGACCTTTTATAGTCAAGACGGACGATGGAATGAAAATTCATGTACTAGGAACTACTTTTAATGTAAAATCCTATCCGGAAGATTCCAATATGGAGACTACTTTAATATCCGGCAAAGTACGGGTTATAGAGGAAAAAGATAATAAAACAGTAGTTCTAAACCCATCGCAAAGAGCCACTTATGTAAAGAAAGAAGATAAGATTATCATAGATAAAGTAGATACAAAAACCTTTACCGCATGGCGAGAAGGCAAACTTGTTTATGACGAGACCCCTATTCGTGAGGTAATTGCTGACCTAAAAAGAAAGTATAAGGTGTCAATAGCTGTTGCTTCTCCTGAAATCATGAACTATAAGTACACAGGTACTTTCGACAATCTCACTATAGAAGAAATTTTAGACCTTTTTGAGGTATCATCACCTATAAACTACAAACTAACGCAAAACAAAATCACACTACATATGACAGAATAA
- a CDS encoding RNA polymerase sigma-70 factor, translating to MEQEYLYNAKTRTSSNSLDDFNVIYNFFKPKLFIIANSYIPSKEDAEEIVHDILIKLWEKREKIDIKSNYTAYIYSMTRNACLDYLRARKNRLSKEIISDQQEYWLNYSALSDETASKIIVEELQNLVDGAISELPEKCRKVFMKSRIDGLGHKEISQEFQISPKTVENHITRALKELRVVLREYLPIFFI from the coding sequence ATGGAGCAAGAATATTTGTATAATGCAAAAACAAGAACTTCATCTAACAGTTTAGATGATTTCAATGTGATATACAATTTCTTTAAACCCAAACTTTTTATAATTGCCAACAGTTATATTCCTTCTAAAGAAGACGCTGAGGAAATTGTACATGACATTCTTATTAAACTTTGGGAAAAACGTGAAAAAATAGATATAAAATCTAACTACACAGCATACATTTACAGCATGACCCGCAATGCTTGTCTGGATTACTTAAGAGCCCGTAAAAATAGGCTTTCAAAAGAGATTATTAGCGACCAGCAAGAATATTGGCTTAATTACAGTGCATTATCGGATGAAACTGCTTCCAAAATTATTGTTGAGGAATTACAAAATTTAGTCGACGGTGCCATTTCTGAACTACCTGAAAAATGCCGAAAGGTTTTCATGAAAAGTAGAATAGATGGTCTGGGCCACAAAGAAATTTCCCAAGAATTTCAAATTTCCCCCAAAACAGTTGAAAACCATATCACGAGGGCTCTCAAAGAATTAAGAGTTGTGTTACGAGAGTACTTGCCTATCTTTTTTATCTAA